In Terriglobus sp. TAA 43, a single window of DNA contains:
- a CDS encoding putative quinol monooxygenase, translated as MKDGKLYLLAEILVKPEVLEETKQIFATLLPTVLKEPGCEAMYTTSIEGAPNKLVFFEIFSSEEAHRFHMAQPYTQKLGADLEGKLLEPMKVTKLNSF; from the coding sequence ATGAAGGATGGAAAGCTCTACCTGCTTGCGGAGATTTTGGTGAAGCCTGAAGTGCTGGAAGAGACCAAGCAGATTTTTGCAACGCTTCTTCCCACGGTGCTGAAGGAGCCGGGATGTGAGGCGATGTATACGACCTCGATTGAGGGTGCTCCGAACAAGCTGGTTTTCTTTGAGATCTTCTCTTCGGAGGAGGCGCACAGATTCCATATGGCTCAGCCGTACACACAGAAGTTGGGTGCGGATCTGGAAGGAAAGCTGCTGGAGCCGATGAAGGTGACTAAACTGAATTCCTTTTAA
- a CDS encoding M20/M25/M40 family metallo-hydrolase, producing the protein MILRDRELLPLARIAQIAQDRSVHRAFGWFHLHEPRIRAWQKECVAIPAPPFGEATRAAWFVDRMNDLGLANVHIDEAGNALGLLHEDDGTSPVVLLSAHLDTVFAAETELDIREDESLLIGPGISDNGAGLAALLAIAAAVRHSEINPAANILFAANTGEEAEGDLRGMRHLFNASPFASRICGTLALEGAGNETVVTRALGSRRFRVEITGPGGHAWTDSALPNPIVILAQAISELAALKLPARPRTTLNIGEIRGGTSVTSVPQSASATFDIRSTDASQILSLEVRLYRAVEDAMLAIPRSHRDTLKAVITLIGDRPAGELAPNSRLLASIHAADRHLRLRTEERLGSTDANIPLSLGREAVAIGSGGLAGGVHTTNEWHDTRGRDLALRRVLLVLLDLCGYAGINAAECDERS; encoded by the coding sequence ATGATTCTTCGCGACCGCGAACTCCTCCCCCTCGCACGCATCGCACAAATCGCGCAGGACCGCTCCGTCCATCGCGCCTTCGGCTGGTTCCATCTGCATGAACCACGCATCCGCGCATGGCAGAAAGAATGCGTCGCCATCCCCGCACCACCCTTCGGTGAAGCCACCCGCGCCGCATGGTTCGTCGACCGCATGAACGACCTCGGCCTCGCCAACGTCCACATTGACGAAGCAGGCAACGCGCTCGGCCTTCTCCATGAAGACGACGGCACATCGCCCGTCGTGCTGCTCTCAGCGCACCTCGACACCGTCTTCGCCGCCGAAACAGAACTCGACATCCGCGAAGACGAATCGCTCCTCATCGGCCCCGGTATCTCCGACAACGGCGCAGGCCTCGCCGCCCTCCTCGCCATCGCCGCCGCCGTGCGCCACTCGGAAATCAACCCCGCCGCAAACATCCTTTTCGCCGCCAACACCGGCGAAGAAGCCGAGGGCGACCTCCGCGGCATGCGCCATCTCTTCAACGCATCACCCTTCGCATCACGTATCTGCGGCACGCTCGCACTCGAAGGCGCAGGCAACGAAACCGTCGTCACCCGTGCGCTCGGTAGCCGACGCTTCCGTGTCGAAATCACCGGCCCCGGCGGTCACGCATGGACTGACTCCGCGCTGCCCAACCCCATCGTCATCCTCGCGCAGGCCATCAGCGAACTCGCTGCACTCAAACTTCCCGCACGCCCGCGAACCACGCTGAACATCGGCGAAATCCGCGGCGGCACGTCGGTCACTTCGGTCCCGCAATCCGCTTCCGCCACCTTCGACATCCGTTCCACCGACGCCAGCCAGATCCTCTCGCTCGAAGTCCGTCTTTACCGCGCCGTCGAAGACGCCATGCTCGCCATCCCGCGCTCTCACCGCGACACCCTGAAGGCGGTCATCACACTCATCGGCGACCGCCCTGCCGGAGAACTCGCACCCAACTCGCGCCTCCTCGCCAGCATCCACGCAGCCGACCGGCACCTGCGCCTCCGCACAGAAGAGCGTCTCGGCTCCACCGACGCCAACATCCCGCTCTCCCTCGGCCGCGAAGCAGTCGCCATCGGCTCCGGTGGACTCGCCGGGGGCGTCCACACCACAAACGAATGGCACGACACGCGAGGCCGCGACCTCGCCCTGCGCCGCGTCCTTCTCGTCCTGCTCGACCTCTGCGGCTACGCAGGCATAAATGCCGCCGAATGCGACGAGCGGTCATGA
- a CDS encoding arylsulfatase gives MAKSKTKANSDPELAAAGTPNILPRPDFHFPGEIGRTYLDSDPAQFPKPVQAPEGAPNILLILIDDCGFGEFGTFGGGIPSPTMDRLAAEGLRYNRFHTTALCSPSRAAMITGRNHHSAAFAGITEIATGYDGYTCILPKSCGSVGEVLRQNGYMTAWVGKNHNTPTWETSAVGPFDRWANGLGFDYFYGFNAGSMDHWEPILYENRNLVPRSTDPNYHLTVDIADKSIAWVQQATSIAPTRPFFLYVAPGATHAPHHAPKEWIDKFKGQFDEGWDKYREQTLARQKKLGVVPKDTKLTERSKGLPAWDSLNADQKRLYAHMMEVFAAYAAHCDHELGRVVDAVKQLPGADNTLIIYIAGDNGSSAEGGLEGSISDNKFFNGFPETWQDNIKVIDELGGPKHFNHSPASWAHAMNAPFQWTKQVASHFGGTRNPMIVSWPARIKDKGGVRSHFLHIIDIVPTIYEVCGITPPRELNGVQQRPIEGVSFVSTFGDAKAEAVRKTQYFELACNRGLYHDGWMASSPSFVPWEPNRGGWDLDKAPWELYNIEEDFSQANDLAKKYPDKLRQLQDLWWVEASKYNVMPLDWRGTVRMDGEAMGRPSLTAGRSKMTYYPGTIGLPDAASPSMINKSWTISADIELLNDKTSGMVITHGGFEGGYGLYLRDNVPTFVYNVLVDRPTFTAKAPLPKGKIKLVVDFAYDGGGKGKGGKITMSANGKKVAEGRIEKTIPIRFTMNEGLDIGCDIGSPVDFTYEMPFVFTGKIEKVTIELKPKATA, from the coding sequence ATGGCGAAATCGAAGACGAAGGCAAACTCAGATCCTGAACTGGCTGCTGCAGGTACACCCAACATCCTTCCTCGACCTGACTTTCATTTCCCCGGCGAAATTGGCCGCACCTATCTCGATTCCGATCCCGCGCAATTCCCCAAGCCCGTGCAAGCGCCTGAAGGCGCGCCGAACATTCTGCTCATCCTGATTGACGATTGCGGCTTCGGTGAGTTCGGCACCTTCGGCGGGGGAATCCCCTCGCCCACCATGGACCGCCTCGCCGCCGAAGGCCTGCGCTACAACCGCTTCCACACCACCGCTCTTTGCAGTCCTTCCCGCGCAGCGATGATTACCGGCCGCAATCATCACTCCGCTGCCTTTGCCGGCATCACTGAGATTGCCACCGGCTACGACGGCTACACCTGCATCCTGCCAAAGAGTTGCGGCAGTGTTGGCGAGGTCCTTCGCCAGAACGGATACATGACCGCATGGGTCGGCAAGAATCACAACACGCCCACATGGGAGACCAGTGCCGTTGGGCCATTCGATCGCTGGGCCAACGGCCTCGGCTTCGACTACTTCTATGGCTTTAACGCAGGTTCCATGGATCATTGGGAGCCCATACTTTACGAGAACCGCAATCTCGTCCCGCGTTCCACAGATCCCAACTACCACCTCACCGTAGACATCGCGGACAAGTCCATCGCGTGGGTTCAGCAGGCGACAAGCATTGCGCCCACTCGTCCCTTCTTTCTCTATGTTGCTCCGGGTGCCACTCACGCTCCGCACCACGCACCCAAGGAATGGATCGATAAGTTCAAGGGCCAGTTCGATGAGGGCTGGGACAAATACCGTGAACAAACACTCGCGCGCCAAAAGAAACTTGGCGTCGTTCCTAAGGACACCAAACTCACCGAACGCTCCAAAGGTCTTCCTGCATGGGACTCCCTCAATGCCGATCAGAAGCGCCTCTATGCGCACATGATGGAAGTCTTTGCAGCATATGCCGCGCACTGCGACCACGAACTTGGCCGCGTAGTCGACGCCGTAAAGCAACTCCCTGGCGCTGACAACACCTTGATCATCTACATTGCCGGAGACAACGGATCAAGCGCTGAAGGCGGCCTCGAAGGTTCCATCAGCGACAACAAGTTCTTCAACGGCTTCCCTGAAACATGGCAAGACAACATCAAGGTCATCGACGAACTCGGTGGCCCGAAGCATTTCAACCATTCCCCCGCCTCATGGGCACACGCCATGAACGCGCCGTTCCAGTGGACCAAGCAGGTAGCCAGTCACTTCGGTGGCACGCGCAACCCGATGATCGTCTCATGGCCCGCGCGTATCAAAGACAAGGGTGGAGTGCGCTCACACTTCCTCCACATCATCGATATCGTCCCAACCATTTACGAGGTGTGTGGCATCACGCCTCCACGTGAATTGAATGGTGTGCAGCAGCGGCCCATTGAGGGAGTAAGCTTCGTCTCCACCTTTGGCGATGCAAAGGCCGAAGCTGTTCGCAAAACGCAGTACTTCGAACTGGCATGCAATCGCGGTCTCTATCACGACGGATGGATGGCTTCGTCGCCTTCGTTCGTACCCTGGGAGCCAAATCGTGGTGGCTGGGATTTAGACAAAGCTCCGTGGGAGCTCTACAACATCGAAGAGGATTTTTCGCAGGCCAACGACCTGGCTAAAAAGTACCCCGACAAGCTAAGACAATTGCAGGACCTGTGGTGGGTTGAAGCCTCAAAATACAACGTGATGCCGCTTGATTGGCGCGGTACCGTCCGCATGGATGGAGAAGCCATGGGGCGTCCAAGCCTGACCGCCGGACGCAGCAAGATGACCTACTATCCCGGCACCATCGGACTCCCCGATGCCGCATCGCCATCCATGATCAACAAATCGTGGACCATCAGCGCAGATATCGAACTGCTCAACGACAAGACGAGCGGCATGGTCATCACTCACGGTGGATTTGAAGGTGGCTATGGCCTTTACCTTCGCGACAATGTTCCAACCTTTGTCTACAACGTCCTCGTTGATCGTCCGACATTCACAGCAAAGGCTCCGCTCCCCAAAGGCAAAATAAAACTTGTCGTGGATTTCGCTTACGACGGCGGAGGCAAGGGCAAGGGTGGGAAAATCACCATGTCCGCCAACGGAAAGAAAGTAGCCGAAGGTCGCATTGAGAAAACCATCCCGATTCGTTTCACGATGAACGAAGGCCTGGATATAGGTTGCGACATTGGTTCGCCAGTCGACTTCACCTACGAGATGCCCTTCGTCTTCACCGGCAAGATCGAAAAGGTCACCATTGAACTCAAACCCAAGGCAACCGCTTAG
- a CDS encoding trypsin-like peptidase domain-containing protein: protein MASNQTFSERIRNNRLATSFVLLGTLSAGVIAGSVMTGTVHGAMQQKKNDTSDASPLKIPGMVAEPNQFTKIAKEVGPAVVNINTESLPKQVTNPRNRRGGRRAAPGQGQGDDDQQQNDMQDFFNRFFGGNGQGGDGDDDDDQGGPAGGERHALGSGFIVDPHGYIVTNNHVVDKADRIYVKLTTDPENDPGHPARVIGVDKETDIAVIKIDVPGSLPTVKLGNSDGAQVGDWVLAIGSPFSLSQTVTAGIVSAKNRVDPSGAGSQFQKFIQTDAAINPGNSGGPLLDMSGSVVGVNTAIYTQSMGSVGVGFAVPSNTVINVYNNLISPEHKVVRGSIGISFQPGISSAVSRIYGFAKGGVLVSTVTPGGPAAKAGIKPQDVITAIDGTPVKDGDELVSNVSPRHPGSTARLTYLRDGKENNVTVTIGDRAQTTAAMNGDDSEDDSNPNTPPKSNVAQDKFGMSVQAVPSEILSRLKISGGVMITNIKPGTFADDLPLQKGDIITEVNRHATPTLPEFESTISKLKSGDDVVFVVRPVNSRNGSSFVGGKLP, encoded by the coding sequence ATGGCATCGAACCAGACCTTTTCAGAACGGATTCGCAACAACCGTCTTGCGACATCGTTCGTGCTGCTCGGAACTCTCTCAGCCGGCGTTATCGCTGGCTCGGTGATGACCGGAACCGTTCACGGCGCAATGCAGCAGAAGAAGAACGATACCTCCGACGCATCGCCGCTGAAGATTCCCGGCATGGTCGCGGAGCCGAATCAGTTCACCAAGATCGCCAAGGAAGTGGGTCCAGCGGTCGTCAATATCAACACCGAATCGCTGCCCAAGCAGGTCACCAATCCGCGCAACCGTCGCGGTGGCCGTCGCGCAGCACCGGGCCAGGGTCAGGGCGATGACGATCAGCAGCAGAACGACATGCAGGACTTCTTCAACCGTTTCTTCGGCGGCAACGGCCAAGGCGGCGACGGAGATGACGACGACGATCAGGGCGGCCCAGCAGGCGGCGAACGCCATGCACTCGGCTCCGGCTTCATCGTTGACCCGCACGGCTACATCGTCACGAACAACCACGTTGTCGATAAGGCCGACCGCATCTACGTCAAGCTGACCACCGACCCCGAAAACGACCCCGGCCACCCGGCCCGCGTCATCGGCGTCGACAAGGAAACCGACATCGCCGTCATCAAGATCGACGTCCCCGGCTCCCTGCCCACCGTTAAGCTCGGCAACTCCGACGGCGCACAGGTCGGCGACTGGGTTCTCGCCATCGGCAGCCCCTTCTCGCTCTCGCAGACCGTTACGGCTGGCATCGTATCCGCCAAGAACCGTGTCGATCCCTCGGGCGCTGGCAGCCAGTTCCAGAAGTTTATCCAGACCGACGCAGCCATCAACCCCGGCAACTCCGGCGGCCCGCTGCTCGACATGTCCGGCTCCGTCGTCGGCGTGAACACGGCCATTTACACCCAGTCCATGGGTTCCGTGGGCGTTGGCTTCGCCGTCCCGTCGAACACCGTCATCAACGTCTACAACAACCTCATCTCGCCAGAGCATAAGGTCGTTCGCGGCTCCATCGGCATCAGCTTCCAGCCCGGTATCTCCTCCGCGGTCAGCCGTATCTACGGCTTCGCCAAGGGCGGCGTTCTGGTCTCCACCGTCACACCCGGTGGCCCGGCAGCCAAGGCTGGCATCAAGCCGCAGGACGTCATCACGGCCATCGATGGCACCCCGGTCAAGGATGGTGACGAACTCGTCTCCAACGTCTCGCCCCGCCATCCCGGTTCAACCGCACGCCTCACCTACCTCCGCGACGGTAAGGAAAACAACGTAACCGTCACCATCGGCGACCGCGCTCAAACCACCGCCGCTATGAACGGCGACGACTCCGAAGACGACAGCAACCCGAACACGCCGCCCAAGTCCAACGTCGCACAGGACAAGTTCGGCATGTCCGTACAGGCCGTCCCCTCTGAGATTCTCAGCCGCCTTAAGATCTCCGGCGGTGTGATGATCACCAACATCAAGCCCGGCACCTTCGCCGATGACCTGCCGCTCCAAAAGGGTGACATCATCACCGAAGTGAACCGCCATGCCACCCCAACCCTGCCCGAGTTCGAATCCACGATCTCGAAACTGAAGTCAGGCGACGACGTGGTCTTCGTAGTACGCCCCGTCAACAGCCGCAACGGCAGCAGCTTCGTCGGTGGCAAGCTCCCGTAA
- a CDS encoding TetR/AcrR family transcriptional regulator → MASRTTRENLIEVGLELVRSAGYSATGINQILEVAKIPKGSFYHHFSTKDEFVMEVIRRYAAGELDRLERNLDDSTRSPMKKLRRYFKDLMATYGRRGGPIAGCLLGNLSLEIGGQNAEIRSLLSTIFDAWQNSLAKTIREAIAANELPKTAKADDLAALLVNGWEGAQVRAKADQSDKPLELFFDNTFNVLLKG, encoded by the coding sequence ATGGCCAGCAGAACCACACGCGAGAATTTGATTGAAGTCGGTCTGGAGTTGGTGCGTTCGGCGGGGTATTCCGCTACTGGAATCAACCAGATACTTGAGGTTGCCAAGATTCCGAAGGGGTCGTTCTATCACCATTTCTCGACGAAAGACGAGTTTGTGATGGAGGTGATCCGGCGCTATGCGGCTGGTGAGCTGGATCGCCTGGAGCGGAACCTGGATGATTCGACCCGCTCGCCTATGAAGAAGCTGCGCCGTTATTTCAAGGACCTGATGGCAACCTATGGGCGTCGCGGTGGGCCGATTGCGGGATGCCTGCTGGGCAATCTGAGCCTTGAGATTGGCGGACAGAATGCCGAGATACGGAGTCTGCTGAGCACGATCTTCGATGCCTGGCAGAACTCGTTGGCGAAGACGATTCGGGAAGCGATCGCGGCTAACGAATTGCCCAAGACAGCGAAGGCTGATGATCTGGCTGCGCTGCTTGTGAATGGGTGGGAGGGGGCGCAGGTGAGGGCGAAGGCCGACCAGAGCGATAAGCCGCTGGAGTTGTTCTTCGACAACACTTTCAATGTTCTGCTGAAGGGCTGA
- a CDS encoding ABC transporter permease — translation MPSLLRNLRHTVRMLWKSPGLTITILLTLALGIGVNTAIFTVDYATLLAPLPYPEPDQLVVVWSKIKTYHNGISAGDYKDWSEQSRSFSTLSAFTGGSFNIATKAVPENIDGMQVTPGYYNMLGNPFFLGRDFLPEEGKEGKGHVVILTHKLWSHLGSDRTLVGKTMHVNSEPYTVVGVLAPGIADRNEAQIIVPLVFKPEQLNHDFHWLLSIGRLKPGVTLKQAQADMDAVTAHIAEVNPKSNKGWGSFVEPLKNDFLPSERKQTLWILLGAVGFILLIACVNVANLLLARGLSRQKELAVRSALGASRKSLFEQLLLESLLLAVAGGVLGIGAGWAMLQALVSIMPQGTLPTEADLHLNLPVLFFTLAATTLAGVLFGSAPAWYASRIDPGEALKEGGRTGTSAGHHRLRQMLVIGEFALALSLLTGAGLAIHSFVKLLNVDLGIRPDHSLTFYLPVPETRSKEPERVVAYYRQMLASIRAVPGVTSVSAETGTPLYGPGFGMPFTIVGKPAFNDPSMRPNTGYGMVTPDYFQTFGITMTRGRSFTDQDAGASVKVAVVNEDFVKKHLKAADPLLTRISVEELIPGVTKLGAPQEWQIIGVYHNVHSRERTDGNPEMLIPFWQIPWPAAGIGVRTTTDPASMIPSIATAVHRVDSDIALAEPRTMEEIHDRVLSNDRFTLILFVVFAVVALLLASIGVYGVLSFSIAQRTHEIALRMALGASHRSVVGLIVKEGLVLAAIGLSVGAVGGYFVGWGMQKTLYGMEKLDLSVMFSVALLLLISALVACLIPARRAASVQPMQALRTE, via the coding sequence ATGCCAAGTTTGCTGCGTAACCTCCGCCATACCGTACGCATGCTTTGGAAAAGTCCGGGATTGACGATCACGATCCTGCTGACGTTGGCTCTTGGAATCGGTGTCAATACGGCTATTTTCACGGTCGATTACGCGACACTGCTTGCTCCGCTACCGTACCCGGAACCTGACCAATTGGTGGTTGTGTGGTCGAAGATCAAGACGTATCACAATGGCATTTCCGCTGGTGACTACAAGGACTGGAGCGAACAATCGCGTTCGTTTTCGACCCTGAGCGCCTTCACCGGTGGATCTTTCAACATTGCCACCAAGGCTGTTCCGGAGAACATCGACGGAATGCAGGTGACTCCCGGTTACTACAACATGCTTGGGAACCCGTTCTTTCTTGGCCGCGACTTTCTGCCGGAAGAAGGAAAGGAGGGTAAGGGGCATGTTGTGATCCTGACTCATAAGCTGTGGTCACATCTGGGGTCGGATCGAACGCTGGTGGGTAAGACCATGCATGTGAACAGCGAGCCTTACACCGTGGTGGGTGTGCTCGCTCCGGGGATCGCTGATCGCAACGAAGCGCAGATTATCGTTCCGCTTGTCTTCAAGCCCGAGCAGCTGAATCACGACTTCCATTGGCTTCTTTCGATTGGAAGGCTCAAGCCCGGTGTGACTCTGAAACAGGCACAGGCCGATATGGATGCTGTGACAGCCCATATTGCAGAAGTGAACCCAAAGAGCAACAAGGGGTGGGGTTCGTTCGTTGAGCCACTGAAGAACGACTTTCTGCCTTCTGAGCGGAAGCAGACGCTCTGGATACTGCTTGGTGCGGTTGGATTTATTTTGCTGATTGCCTGCGTCAACGTGGCGAATCTTCTTTTGGCGCGGGGTTTGAGTCGGCAAAAGGAGCTTGCGGTTCGAAGTGCGCTGGGAGCGAGTCGGAAATCGCTCTTTGAGCAGCTCCTTTTGGAAAGTTTGCTACTTGCAGTGGCTGGCGGGGTGCTGGGGATCGGTGCGGGCTGGGCGATGCTCCAGGCACTCGTCTCGATCATGCCGCAGGGTACGCTTCCTACCGAAGCCGACCTGCACTTGAATCTTCCTGTGCTTTTCTTTACGCTCGCCGCCACGACACTTGCAGGGGTGCTGTTCGGATCGGCTCCCGCCTGGTATGCCTCACGGATTGATCCAGGAGAAGCTCTTAAGGAGGGTGGCCGGACGGGTACCAGCGCGGGACATCATCGTTTGAGACAGATGCTGGTGATCGGCGAATTCGCTCTCGCACTTTCGTTGCTGACAGGCGCCGGGCTCGCCATTCATTCGTTCGTCAAGCTGCTGAATGTGGACCTGGGCATCCGTCCGGATCACAGTCTGACGTTTTATCTTCCTGTACCAGAGACGCGTTCCAAAGAGCCGGAGCGAGTGGTTGCTTACTATCGCCAAATGCTGGCGAGTATTCGCGCAGTCCCGGGTGTTACTTCTGTCTCTGCTGAAACCGGAACGCCGCTCTACGGGCCGGGATTTGGAATGCCATTCACCATTGTTGGGAAACCGGCTTTCAATGATCCGTCCATGCGCCCGAATACTGGGTACGGAATGGTGACTCCTGACTATTTCCAGACGTTCGGGATCACGATGACGCGTGGTCGTTCGTTTACGGATCAGGATGCAGGGGCTTCCGTGAAAGTGGCTGTCGTCAACGAGGACTTCGTGAAGAAGCACCTCAAGGCTGCAGACCCGCTGCTGACTCGCATCTCGGTGGAAGAGCTTATCCCTGGCGTGACAAAACTCGGTGCGCCGCAGGAATGGCAGATCATCGGGGTTTATCACAATGTGCATAGTCGCGAGAGGACCGACGGAAACCCGGAGATGCTCATCCCCTTTTGGCAGATACCCTGGCCTGCCGCGGGTATTGGCGTGAGGACGACAACCGACCCCGCGTCGATGATTCCTTCAATTGCGACAGCCGTTCACCGCGTGGACTCTGATATCGCGCTGGCGGAACCCAGGACCATGGAGGAAATTCACGACCGGGTTCTTTCGAACGATCGCTTCACTCTCATCCTGTTCGTTGTATTCGCTGTGGTCGCGTTACTGCTGGCATCGATCGGAGTGTATGGCGTTCTGTCGTTTTCGATTGCGCAACGAACGCATGAGATCGCATTGCGTATGGCGCTGGGTGCGAGCCACCGCAGCGTGGTCGGGTTGATCGTGAAGGAAGGATTGGTGTTGGCGGCAATCGGGCTCTCCGTGGGCGCGGTCGGAGGGTATTTTGTCGGATGGGGAATGCAGAAGACGCTCTATGGGATGGAGAAGCTGGATCTGTCCGTGATGTTCTCCGTGGCATTGCTGCTGCTTATTTCAGCGCTTGTTGCTTGCTTGATACCGGCTCGTCGGGCAGCTTCGGTTCAGCCTATGCAAGCACTTAGAACGGAGTAG
- a CDS encoding helix-turn-helix domain-containing protein has protein sequence MAEKWTLWTMAVLAEADAPMRFSRVMERVEGVSQKSLTKTLRQLERDGLVTRAVFPEVPPRVEYTISQLGIAMLEQVHPLWMWTVANLDKFEKARRQYDKKR, from the coding sequence ATGGCCGAGAAATGGACATTGTGGACGATGGCCGTGCTTGCAGAAGCTGACGCGCCGATGCGATTTTCTCGCGTAATGGAAAGAGTTGAAGGTGTAAGCCAGAAGTCGCTCACGAAGACACTGCGTCAGCTTGAACGAGATGGGCTGGTGACACGGGCTGTATTTCCCGAGGTGCCTCCGCGGGTGGAATACACCATTAGTCAGTTAGGTATTGCGATGCTGGAGCAGGTTCACCCGCTCTGGATGTGGACTGTCGCGAATCTGGATAAGTTCGAGAAGGCAAGACGCCAGTACGACAAGAAGAGATAA
- a CDS encoding DMT family transporter translates to MRRAVMIVTRRQSFLAHAFLLAIVLVWGATFSVVQKALRDCSPLLFNTLRMTLACIALAVVHLRHLRNLSRSAIRAGAVAGLFLALGYALQTTGLQTTTAPRCAFLTGLVVVLVPLFCIVPKLRPPGTTRPGIGPLFGAAGAFAGIVLLTTPAGLPLSEFTHGLHLGDLLSFLCAIAFAAHLLSLSHLARQVPASQLATLQIGFAAFFLAVAMPLVETPRIHISGYLIFAMLLCALVGTAAAFYVQTWAQQYLQASHTALLLALEPAFALLTALLFFGERLTLRSGLGAALILISLIASELLSSQPVSEQPEANAA, encoded by the coding sequence ATGCGACGAGCGGTCATGATCGTCACGCGCCGCCAATCCTTCCTGGCCCACGCTTTTCTTCTCGCCATCGTTCTCGTTTGGGGAGCCACCTTCAGCGTGGTGCAGAAAGCCCTGCGCGACTGCTCACCCTTACTCTTCAACACCCTGCGCATGACGCTGGCATGCATCGCCTTAGCCGTCGTCCATCTCCGACACCTGCGCAACCTGTCCCGTTCCGCCATCCGCGCAGGAGCCGTCGCCGGCCTCTTCCTCGCCCTCGGCTACGCCCTGCAAACCACCGGCCTCCAAACCACAACAGCCCCCCGTTGCGCTTTTCTTACGGGACTGGTCGTGGTCCTCGTGCCACTCTTCTGCATCGTTCCCAAACTCCGTCCGCCGGGCACAACCCGCCCCGGAATCGGACCCCTGTTCGGTGCCGCCGGAGCCTTCGCAGGCATCGTTCTACTGACCACACCTGCAGGCCTTCCGTTAAGCGAATTCACTCACGGACTCCATCTCGGCGACCTCCTCAGTTTCCTGTGCGCCATCGCCTTCGCCGCGCATCTACTTTCGCTGTCGCACTTAGCCCGGCAAGTCCCCGCGTCCCAACTCGCAACCCTGCAGATCGGCTTCGCAGCCTTCTTCCTCGCCGTCGCCATGCCGCTGGTCGAAACGCCGCGCATCCATATCAGCGGATACCTCATCTTCGCCATGCTGCTCTGCGCGCTCGTCGGCACGGCGGCAGCGTTCTATGTCCAGACCTGGGCACAGCAATATCTGCAGGCCAGCCACACCGCCCTGCTCCTCGCCCTCGAACCAGCCTTCGCCCTGCTCACAGCACTGCTCTTTTTCGGCGAGCGACTCACCCTCCGCTCCGGCCTCGGTGCGGCACTCATTCTCATCAGTCTCATCGCCAGCGAATTGCTGTCATCACAACCAGTCTCGGAACAACCCGAAGCCAACGCTGCATAA
- a CDS encoding SDR family oxidoreductase, protein MSSANSKGTVVITGASGGIGAVYADRFAKRGYDLLLIARDGERLNNVADTVSKQNGVKVETLIADLTDKSSLLAVEARLKADKNVSILVNNAGFGGTKSLVDSDVDELENMIFLNVTALTRLTSAVLPNLIEKKAGAVINVSSVVAVNPDALNGTYSGSKAYVLNFTQSLFKTLKDTGVQVQAVLPGATRTDFWDRAGLAVHNLPEKNVMSAEDCVDASLVAFDEKELVTIPALPDVEVWNRYEEARLALYPFLSSKDAAPRYTSKF, encoded by the coding sequence ATGTCTTCCGCAAACTCCAAAGGTACGGTCGTTATTACCGGTGCATCGGGCGGTATTGGTGCTGTTTACGCAGATCGTTTTGCAAAGCGCGGATATGATCTGCTGCTGATTGCGCGTGATGGTGAGCGTCTTAACAACGTTGCCGATACGGTGTCGAAGCAGAACGGTGTGAAGGTCGAGACGCTGATTGCGGACCTTACTGATAAGTCCTCTTTGCTTGCAGTTGAAGCGAGACTCAAGGCCGACAAGAATGTGTCGATTCTTGTGAACAACGCTGGCTTTGGCGGCACGAAGTCTCTTGTTGACTCGGACGTGGATGAGCTTGAGAACATGATCTTTCTGAACGTGACGGCGCTTACTCGCCTGACGTCTGCAGTGCTGCCGAATCTGATTGAGAAGAAGGCTGGCGCTGTGATCAACGTTTCGTCAGTGGTTGCGGTGAATCCTGATGCGCTGAACGGTACGTATAGCGGATCGAAGGCCTACGTGTTGAACTTTACGCAGTCGCTGTTCAAGACGCTGAAGGACACAGGCGTACAGGTGCAGGCGGTTCTGCCGGGCGCAACGAGGACGGACTTCTGGGATCGTGCAGGTTTGGCCGTACACAATCTGCCTGAAAAGAATGTGATGAGTGCAGAGGATTGTGTTGATGCATCGCTGGTGGCATTCGACGAGAAGGAATTGGTTACGATTCCTGCGTTGCCGGATGTTGAGGTGTGGAATCGGTATGAGGAGGCGCGCCTGGCGCTGTATCCCTTCCTGTCGAGCAAGGACGCAGCTCCTCGCTACACGTCGAAGTTCTAA